In Microbacterium enclense, one genomic interval encodes:
- a CDS encoding F0F1 ATP synthase subunit epsilon: MALRVSLVSADAEVWTGEASLVVAKTVEGEIGFMQGHEPVLAILAQGEVRITRADGTKVLANAQDGFLSMANDELTIVAGNAALVS; the protein is encoded by the coding sequence ATGGCACTTCGCGTGAGCCTGGTCTCGGCGGACGCCGAGGTGTGGACGGGTGAGGCATCGCTCGTCGTCGCCAAGACGGTCGAGGGCGAGATCGGTTTCATGCAGGGCCACGAGCCGGTGCTGGCGATCCTCGCTCAGGGCGAGGTCCGCATCACTCGCGCCGACGGCACGAAAGTCCTCGCGAACGCGCAGGACGGCTTCCTGTCGATGGCGAACGACGAGCTCACGATCGTGGCCGGAAACGCCGCGCTCGTCTCCTGA
- the yaaA gene encoding peroxide stress protein YaaA: MLVLLPPSETKRPGGTGTPFDLAALGFPSLSPQRLAVVDALVALSGDEETAARVLKLSPRRRHEIDDNAVLRGAPTLPAIDRYTGVLFDALDSASLDAQARAWLGAHVAVHSAPFGPVGALDGIPAYRLAASTSLPGLPALRRVWSAAVTSALSEAAPDFVLDLRSEAYAALGPIPDGVESAYVRVVTGGGDAPVRALNHFNKRTKGELVRALAVTRPTIVSREDLLAWASGAGWPVLETGSGEIALFS; the protein is encoded by the coding sequence ATGTTGGTCCTCCTCCCACCCTCTGAAACGAAACGCCCCGGCGGCACCGGAACTCCCTTCGATCTCGCCGCACTGGGTTTCCCGTCTCTCTCGCCGCAGCGCCTTGCCGTCGTCGATGCCCTGGTCGCCCTGAGCGGAGATGAAGAGACTGCCGCGCGGGTGTTGAAGCTCAGTCCGAGGAGACGTCACGAGATCGACGACAACGCGGTCCTGCGCGGGGCTCCCACGCTCCCCGCGATCGACCGCTACACGGGTGTCCTCTTCGATGCGCTCGATTCCGCAAGCCTCGACGCTCAAGCGCGCGCGTGGCTCGGTGCTCACGTGGCCGTTCACTCGGCGCCGTTCGGGCCTGTCGGTGCGCTCGACGGCATCCCGGCCTATCGCCTGGCCGCCTCGACCTCGCTCCCGGGGCTTCCCGCGCTCCGCCGGGTGTGGAGCGCGGCCGTGACCAGCGCGCTGAGCGAGGCTGCGCCCGACTTCGTCCTCGATCTGCGGTCGGAGGCGTACGCGGCGCTGGGGCCGATCCCGGACGGAGTCGAGAGCGCGTACGTACGCGTCGTCACGGGCGGGGGAGATGCGCCCGTGCGAGCCCTGAATCACTTCAACAAGCGCACCAAGGGCGAGCTGGTCCGAGCCCTGGCCGTGACACGGCCGACGATCGTTTCACGGGAGGATCTCCTCGCGTGGGCGTCGGGGGCCGGCTGGCCGGTTCTCGAGACCGGATCCGGAGAGATCGCACTGTTCTCCTAG